The Mesorhizobium sp. NBSH29 genome has a segment encoding these proteins:
- a CDS encoding CoA-binding protein, which yields MNHETYDNSYIASILNSVKTIAIVGASANDVRPSFFVTKYMIDKGFEVYPVNPGHAGKEILGRMTYASLADIPVPIDMVDVFRASAAVPAIVDEVLALDPLPKVIWTQLTVRHDEAAAKAEATGIKVVMNRCPKIEYARLAGEIGWNGINSRVLSSKKPTMRAGFQSFGIRQK from the coding sequence ATGAACCACGAGACCTATGACAATTCCTACATCGCCAGCATTCTCAATTCAGTGAAAACCATCGCTATCGTCGGCGCCTCGGCCAACGATGTGCGACCGAGCTTCTTTGTCACGAAATATATGATCGACAAGGGGTTTGAGGTCTATCCTGTCAATCCGGGCCACGCCGGCAAGGAGATTCTTGGCCGCATGACGTATGCCAGCCTGGCCGACATTCCTGTCCCCATTGATATGGTCGACGTCTTCCGCGCCTCGGCCGCCGTGCCAGCAATCGTGGATGAGGTGCTGGCGCTCGATCCGCTACCCAAAGTGATCTGGACGCAACTCACCGTCCGCCACGACGAAGCCGCAGCGAAGGCAGAGGCGACCGGGATCAAAGTAGTGATGAACCGCTGTCCAAAGATCGAATATGCAAGGCTGGCTGGTGAGATTGGCTGGAACGGCATAAACTCGCGCGTGCTGTCGTCAAAAAAACCGACCATGCGGGCGGGATTTCAGAGCTTTGGCATCCGCCAGAAGTAG